From the genome of Peptoniphilus sp. ING2-D1G:
GGCCGTTATGCCTAACTGTTTTATGCTTGATTATGTAGATGTGAATGATACAGAAAACTACATCACATCAAAGGATTTATATAATTTACCTAAATCTCACAATTTAATTCAAACTGTTGACGGAAAATTTTCAGTGAGAAAAACTTATGGACCTGAACTTTCCAAATACAACAGAGCGAGAATTTGGGGCGGATATAACCTACTGGCTCCATCTATAAAACTTTCTTATGATGCACCACAAGAAGATTATAAACTTCTTTTCACACCGGATAAAAACATATCAGTTAAAGAAGTTATGAATTTACAAAGATATAGATATGAAGGAACGGCACTTGATGCAAATCTACCTGAAAATAAAGATGTAAGAGCAATAGGAGTTCCTTCACAAGTTGAATGCCATATAATAGAACTTAAAGAAGGGTTTCCTAAGGAAATTCCGGGAATATTATGGTTGGCAATGGGAAATTGTGAACACAATGTATATGTTCCCTACTTCCCGAACCTAACAAAAATTCCTGAGGCCTATTCTAAAAAATCTTTGGAATTTGATGATACTCAAGCATATTGGCAATTCAGAGCCTTGACTATGCTAAGCGAATTAGATAGAGAAAGATATGGAAAAAGTGTAAGAGAGTATTGGGATAAGTACGAAGATAATCTGTTGAAAACTCAAGAATTAAGAGATAAAAAATTCTTGACTCTTTATCATCAAGATAAAGCAAAATCAGTTGTATATGCGAATGATTTAGCAGAAGAACTCGGCATGGATGCTTTAAATAAAGCTAAGATTATGTATGGAGAACTCATGGAATATGTAATTGCAAATTCCACAAGAACTCAAAAGAACCCCTTTAAAACTTCTTTATTAGATTAAATTAAATAAAATAAAAAAACTGCCACAAATATTTTGCTGTGGCAGTTTTTTATTTCTTTGATTCATATGATAAATAATACAGTTAAGACATAGCAATATATTAGGTGATAATTGTAAGGCTTGACAAGCTACTGTAATTGACAATAAATGTAAAAATGTCTATAATAACCTATATTGAACTACCAAATATTAGGAGGAACAGGATGACTATTAATGAAATATTAAAGAATAGCGGAGAGTATATAAATAAAAATTTAAAACTTGAGGGATGGATTAAAACCAGCAGAAATTCGAAGAATTTCGGTTTTATAGAACTTAATGACGGAACTTGTTTTAACACTCTTCAGGTTGTATATGACGATAATTTGGAAAATTTCTCGGAAATAGGCAAGTATCCCATAAGTTCCTCACTTTTTGTAGAAGGTAAATTAGTTGAAAGCCCGGGAGCAAAACAACCCTTTGAAATTCATGCAACCAAGATTATCCCATACTGCATATCGGACAGCGACTATCCTCTTCAAAAGAAAAGACATACAATGGAATATTTAAGAACTATAGCACATCTGAGAGCTCGTTCCAATACCTTCAATGCGGTTTTCAGGGTAAGATCCATCCTTGCCTTTGCAATTCATAAATTCTTTCAAGAAAGAGGGTTTGTATATGTAAATACTCCTATAATAACTGCATCTGATGCTGAAGGGGCAGGAGAGATGTTCCAAGTTACAACTCTTGATCTAAACAACGTGCCTATGGAAAATGGCAAGATTGATTACAGTGAGGATTTTTTTGGAAAAGAAACAAATTTAACCGTTTCAGGACAGCTTGAAGCGGAAGCCTTTGCTTTGGCCTTTAAAAACGTGTATACTTTTGGGCCGACCTTTAGGGCGGAAAACTCAAATACACAGAGACATGCTGCGGAATTTTGGATGATTGAGCCTGAACTTGCCTTTGCCGATAACAATAAAAACATGGAAGTTGCAGAGGAAATGCTTAAATATATAATTAAATATGTTTTTGAAAACGCAAAATCGGAAATGGAATTCTTTAATAATTTCATAGATAAGGATTTGATCAATAGACTTGAAAATATATTAAATTCGGACTTTGGCAGAATAACTTACACTGAAGCTGTAGAAATTCTTCAAAAATCAGGAAAGGAATTTAAGTATCCAGTAAGTTGGGGTATGGACCTGCAAACTGAACACGAAAGATATTTAACGGAAGAAATTTATAAAAAACCTCTTTTTGTAACGAATTATCCTAAGGAAATCAAGGCTTTCTACATGAAAGAAAATCCGGATAAAAAGACAGTTGCCGCAATGGACTTACTCGTTCCGGGGGTAGGAGAAATAATAGGCGGATCTCAAAGAGAGGACAATCTTAAAATCCTTGAAGCTAAGATGAAGAATAATAATATGAACACTCAGGACTATAAATGGTATTTGGATTTAAGAAGATATGGAAGTGTGGTTCATTCAGGTTATGGTTTGGGCTTTGAAAGAGCCGTTATGTATATTACGGGAATGAAAAATATAAGAGATGTAATACCTTTCCCGAGAACTGTTGGACAAGCGGAATTTTAGGAGGAAAAATGGAAAATTACAATCCAAATAAGATAGAAAAAAAATGGCAAGATTTTTGGGATGAACATGAGACTTATGTTGCAAAAAATGAATATGATAAAAAAAAGTTTTATGCCTTAGTAGAATTTCCTTACCCATCAGGACAAGGACTTCATGTGGGACATCCAAGACCCTATACTGCCCTTGATATAGTTGCCAGGATGAGGAGATATCAAGGATATAATGTTTTATATCCCATGGGCTGGGACGCCTTTGGACTTCCAACGGAAAACTTTGCGATAAAAAATAAAATCCATCCTAAAATCGTAACTGAAAGAAATATAAAGAAATTTAAGGAACAATTAAAATCCATAGGATTCTCCTTTGACTGGTCAAGAGAAATAAACACTACAGATCCTCAGTATTATAAATGGACACAATGGATATTTTTGCAATTTTTTAAACAAGGTCTTGCATATAAGAGTGAAATGCCGATAAACTGGTGCCCTTCCTGCAAAATAGGACTTGCAAATGAAGAAGTTGTTTCAGGTAAGTGCGAAAGATGCGGAAATGATGTGATTCACAAAGTAAAAAGCCAATGGATGCTGAAGATAACCGCCTATGCGCAAAGGCTTTTGGACGATCTTGACGATGTCGACTATATAGAAAGAGTAAAAACTCAACAAAAAAATTGGATAGGCAGAAGTGAAGGTGCTGAAATAAAATTTAATATCAAGGGAACCGATGAAAATCTGGACGTTTTTACCACAAGACCCGACACGATATTCGGAGCAACTTATATGGTTGTAGCTCCTGAACACCCTTTAATTGAAAAATACAGAAATCAAATTGAAAATATTGATGAAGTTGAAGAATATAGAGAAAAAATTTCTAAAAAATCCGAATTTGAGAGGACGGAACTCACAAAGGACAAAACCGGAGTGGAACTAAAGGGGATTAAAGCGGTAAATCCACTTACAGAAAAGGATATTCCAGTATTCATATCCGACTATGTATTGATGAGTTATGGAAAGGGAGCCATTATGGCTGTACCGGCTCATGATCAAAGAGACTATGAATTTGCAAAAAAATTCAATCAGGAAATAATCCCTGTAATAGAAGGCTCCGATATAAGCGAATGTGCAAATGTCGATACCGATAAGGGAATAATGATGAATTCCGGGTTTTTAAACGGACTCAGCGTAAAGGATGCAATTGAAAAAGCTATGGATGAGCTTGAAAAAAGAGGTCTTGCACACAGACAAGTCAACTTTAAATTGAGAGACTGGGTATTTTCAAGACAAAGATATTGGGGAGAGCCAATTCCTCTGGTTTATTGTGAAGATTGCGGCTGGGTACCTGTGGATGAATCGGAGTTACCTGTAATTTTACCTGAGGTTGAAAATTATGAGCCGACGGATGACGGTGAAAGCCCTCTGTCTAAAATGGACTCATGGGTCAATACCACCTGTCCGAAATGTGGTAAATCCGCCAAGAGAGAAACCGATACAATGCCGCAATGGGCAGGATCTTCATGGTATTTTTTAAGATACACCGATCCCGAAAACGACAAAGCTTTTGCATCGAAGGAAGCTCTTGAATACTGGACTCCTGTAGACTGGTACAACGGAGGGATGGAACACACTACACTACATCTTTTATACTCGAGATTTTGGCATAAATTCTTATACGACATAGGAGTTGTCCCTACAAAAGAGCCTTATATGAAGAGAACTTCCCATGGAATGATCCTTGGAGACAATGGGGAAAAAATGTCTAAATCCAGGGGTAACGTAATTAATCCCGATGAAATTGTAGAAGATTATGGAGCAGATACCCTTAGAACCTATGAAATGTTCATAGGAGACTTTGAAAAGAATGCACCATGGTCTGATAATGGAGTTAAAGGTTGCAGAAGATTTTTGGAAAGAGTATGGAACTTAGCGGATATAGTAAATAGTAAGGACGAATATTCCGAAAAACTTGAATCCAATATCCACAAAACCATAAAAAAAGTCACCTATGACTATGAAAATTTAAAGGCCAATACAGCAATTGCATCACTCATGACATTGGTAAATAACTTTAATGCAGAAGGAGAAATATCAAGAAAGGACTTTGCCACATTCTTGATGCTTTTAAATCCCGTTGCACCTCATATAACAGAAGAATTATGGATAAAATTAAATCTTGGCGGATATCTAAATGAACAAAGTTGGCCACAATACGATGAAGCAAAAACTATTGATGATGTGGTGGAAATTCCTGTGCAATTTAATGGGAAGGTCAGATTCCAAGTGGAAGTTGAAAAAGATGCCGACCAAGACACTGTAAGAGAAATTGCAAAACAAAATAAAATATATGCACAATATACAGAAGGCAAGAACATAGTTAAGGAAATATATATTCCAGGAAAGATATATAATATAGTTGTAAAATGAAGAAGTTAATGCAGAGTTTTCTGCGTTAACTTCTTTATATAATAAAACCGGAGGCGTATTATGAACAGTATGACAGGTTATGGGCTGGGAATCGGCTCCAATGAAAATGTGAGCGTGAAGGTTGAAATCAAATCCGTTAATAACAGATACAGCGATATAAATATAAAACTTCCGAAAATACTTTTATACATTGAAGATAAAATAAAGAAATACATCAAGGATAAAGTGTATAGAGGGAAGATAGACGTATTTATAAATGTGGATTTTTTAAATATAAAAAATTTTAAAGTCGGAGTCAACACCGCTCTTGCCAAGGAATATTACGAGGCGCTCAGCTCAATAAAAAAAGATTTAGATTTCAAAGAGGATATTAAGCTTAGAGATATTTATTTAATGCAAGGTGTGTTGACAAACGAACCCGAAGAAATAGATGAAAATATTTACATGGGGGTTATTCAAAAAGCCTTAGAGGAAGCCGTAAACAATTTTATAGCGATGCGAAATAGAGAAGGAGAAAATATTAAGCAAGTTTTTGAAAATTCTCTGGATCATATAAAAAAAATTGCGGAATTTATTAGGGTTAAATCTCCCGCGGTAATAGAAGAAAACACCGAAAAACTGAAAAAAACTATTAAAGAAAATGTAGATGAGGATAAATTAGATCTTCAAAGGCTCTCTACAGAAGTTGCCATAATGTGTGATAAACTTTCAATTGATGAAGAAATAACCAGAATTTTTATTCATTTAGGGCAATTTAATGATATAATTAATGAATCTGGAGCTATTGGACGAAGACTGGATTTTTTAGTTCAAGAACTTAATAGAGAGGTCAATACCATAGGTTCCAAAACCACAGATATTGAGATTTTGAATTCCGTAGTGGATTTAAAGTCCGAAATTGAAAAACTCAGAGAACAAATTCAAAATATAGAATAAATCACATTTATAAGAAGGAGGGGTTTACTTGTCAGGTGGATTTTTACTAGTTTTATCTGGGCCTTCAGGTAGTGGCAAGGGAACAGTCAGTGAAGCATTAATGAAAGAAAATGATGAAATTGTATTTTCAACATCTGTCACCACGAGAACTCCAAGACCTAATGAAATTAACGGAGATAATTACTTTTTTACTACCATTGAAGAATTTGAAAAAATGGTAGAAAATGATGAATTGCTTGAATATGCTTTTGTGCACACAAATTATTACGGAACACCTAAGAAATTTGTATTTGATGAAATTGAAAAGGGAGAAATTGTACTTCTTGAAATCGATGTGCAAGGAGCTTTGCAAATTAAAGAAAAATATAAAGAGGCTGTATTTATTTTTCTTCTTCCACCAAAGATGAGTGAACTTAAAAACAGACTTATTAAAAGAGATACTGAAACTGAAGAGGAAATTAACACAAGGTATAAAAATGCTTTTAAGGAACTTGATTTTGTGGGAGAATATGACTATTTTGTAGTTAATAACAAGGTTGAACAGGCAGTTGAGGATATTGAAAATATAATTGCAGCCGAGAGACTTAGAGTAAAAAGGCATAAGAACATAAAAGAACAAGTTCTTTAATAATAGGAGTGAGAAAATGATAATACCATCCTTTGAACAACTGGAAAAAATAACGGATTCAAGATATTCCTTATCTGTTCTTGTTTCAAAAAGGGCAAGAAAAATAGTAGACGGAGCTAAACCTTTAATTGATACGGAAAACAGCAAGCCTGTTTCCATTGCCATTGAAGAGGCTGTTAAAGGGGCAATAGTTTTTGGTGAACCTATGAGCGATAAGCAATACAGAGCGAAGATGGAAAGAGAAAAAACAGAAAAAATAGAAGCATTAAGAAATGAAAGACAAAAAACTCAAGAATCTGTTAAAAGAGAAATAGGAGAAGATTCTGAAGAAAATGCTCAGGAATAAAAATATTTTATTAGCGATTACAGGGGGTATAGCAGCTTATAAATCACCTGCTATAGCCAGCATATTAAGAAAAAAACAAGCCAATGTCAAAACCGTAATGACATCGGCGGCCTGTGAATTTATCACACCATTGACTATGCAAACCATGACATCAAATGTGGTGCATGTAGATATGTTTAACCAATTGGTAGACATGGATGTGGAACATGTGGAGTTGGCAAAATGGGCAGATATTATAGTTGTGGCTCCTGCAACGGCAAATACAATTGCTAAATTTGCAAATGGGATATGTGATAATCTGTTGACTACAGTTTTAATGGCGAGCAGATCCAAGGTTATAATGGCTCCGGCAATGAACACATATATGCTAAAGAACGCTGCAAATATACATAACATGGATATTCTCAAAAACAGAGGAGTTAAAATTTTAAAAACTCAATCTGATCTTTTAGCGTGCAATGATGTCGGAGAAGGTAAAATGCTTGAACCGGAACAAATCGTCGAAGCCATTGAAAGTGAGCTTACAGAAAAAGATTTATCAGGAAAGAGAATAGTTGTAACCGCAGGACCGACAATAGAGGCAATAGATCCGGTGAGATTTTTGTCAAATCACTCCAGCGGTAAAATGGGATATGCTCTTTCAAAGAGAGCAAAATACAGGGGTGCTGAAGTAACCCTTATATCAGGACCTACGAGCATAGCACCGCCTAATGTAGATAATTTTATAAGAATCACCAGTACCGAGGATATGTTTGAAGCGGTAAAGGATAACTTTGATGAATGCGACGTATTGATAAAAGCTGCGGCGCCGGCTGATTTCAGACCTAAAAACATATCTGAAGAAAAGATAAAAAAAGAAAAAAATGCATTAAATACTATAGAATTGGAAGAAAATATAGATATAGCAAAATATTTTGGCTCAATTAAAAAAAACCAAATAATAGTCGGATTTGCAGCTGAAAGCATAGACGAAATTGAACACGGAATTGAGAAATTAAAAAAGAAAAATTTCGACATGATAGTCATAAACAATATAAAGCAAGAGGGAGCCGGATTTAAAAGCGACACAAATATTGCAAGCATTATCGATAAAAATAAAAATATCGAAAAGCTGGAAAAAATGGATAAAGAAGAGCTTGCAAACATAATTTTAAATAAGGTTGTAAATTTATTTTAAACAAGATTTTTATCTTGTTTTTTATGTATTAATCACATTTTAGCACAATAAATAAAAACACGAAGTATTGTAATGCGGTGGATAAAATGAAATATGCAAAGGTATTTATAGAAAACAGCATATCTAAAATAGGAAATTTATACACATATAAAGCGGAGGACTCCTTGGATTTAAAACTTGGAGTCCGTGTTGTTGTACCCTTCGGGAAGGGAAACAGACGTGAAATTGCTGTAGTTGTGGATATTATAGAGGATATTGAAGATAAGAGTTATGAAATAAAAAACATAATTGAAATAATAGATTTTGAGCCTATAATTAACAAAGATTTAATTGAACTGGGATTTTGGATGTCTAAAAAATATTTAACCCAAATATCCAAGAGTTTTTCACCCATACTTCCACCGGGAGATATCAGAAAAATAAACAGAAAAATAAAAATCTTAAAGCAAGATTTGAGCATTGAAGAAGAGAAAATTTTAAAACCTGTTATAGAAAACAATTATTCTTTGGAAAATTTGCAAAAAGATGAAAACTTTAAATATAAAATCAGAGAATTGATAGAAAACAAAACCATCAAATTGGATTTTGAAATTCTGTCAATTGGTGGAGGAAAGTTTCAAAATTTTGTCAAAATAAAAGACGATTATATAAATACAATTTCTAAAAATCAATTAAAATTATCCGATAAGCAATTAGCGGTAATGGAATATTTGTCGGATAAAAAAGAAGCCAAACTATCGGATATATTAAGAGAGTTGAAAATTTCTGATTCACCGATAAAAACACTTGAATCCAAAGGATTACTATCCATATATAAATCCCGCGTTGAAAGAAAAACCTATGATGCGGTTTATAAAAATAAATTTCATAATTTAAATATGGAACAACTTCAAATATATAATTCGATTATAAAGGATGATCCGAGTGTTTCTTTAATTCATGGACTCACAGGTTCCGGCAAGACGGAAATATACTTAAAACTTTCCAAAGAAATCACATCTAAGGGAGGTCAAGTTATAGTATTGCTTCCTGAAATAGGGCTTACTCCGCAAATGATTGAGAGGTTTAAGGGAGTTTTTAGGGATAGAGTTGCAGTTATGCACTCCAAACTTTCCTTGGGAGAAAGATATGATTCTTGGCAAAGGATAAAAAACGGAGACGTGGATATTGTAATCGGAGCAAGATCGGCGGTATTTGCACCCTTTGAAAACTTAAAGATGATAATTGTAGATGAAGAGCACGACAGTTCCTATAGATTTCACAATGCGTTAAGATATAATGCCATAGATGTTGCAATTAAGAGAATGGAAATTTTATCGGGTAAAGTAATTCTTGGATCTGCAACTCCTGATGTATGTGATTATTATCTTGCAAAGAATAATAAATTTAAATTATATGAGCTGAAAAAGCGTGCGGTTGAAGGAGCAAAATTACCCAATATCAATATAGTGGATATGCGAGATGAACTTGTAAAGGGCAATATGTCCATATTCAGCTCCTTACTGTCCCAACAAATTGATGAGAAACTCAAAAATAATGAGCAGATAATTCTTTTTTTAAACAGAAGGGGTTTTTCAAATTTTGTGGCTTGCAGATCCTGTGGTCATGTAATTAAGTGTGATAACTGTGATATATCCATGACTTATCACAGAGATATGAACATATTGAGATGTCACTATTGCGGTAGCACAAAAAATCTTGTAACAATTTGCCCGCAATGTGGTAGCAAGTATATAAGACAATTTGGCATAGGAACGCAAAGAGTGGAAGAAGAAGTAAAAAAAATCTTCGGAAATGCTCAAGTTCTTAGGATGGACAGGGACACAATGTCTCAAAAAAATTCCTACGATATAATATACGAGAAGATGAAAAACCACGAGGTCGATATACTTGTAGGTACTCAAATGCTTGCAAAGGGATTGGATTTTGACAATGTTACTCTTGTTGGAGTAATAGCTGCGGACCTATCACTTTTCATATCCGATTATAGAGCTAATGAAACAACTTTTCAATTGTTAACCCAAGTTTCAGGAAGGTCCGGAAGGGGTAAAAAAGAGGGAGAGGTTGTAATTCAATCCTACAATCCTGAAAATTATGCTGTACTATTTGCTAAAAAATCTGATTATATAGGATTTTATAACAAAGAAATAGAATACAGAAGGCTTTTTAAATATCCGCCCTTTGTTAAGATGGTAAATATTTATTTCATTTCCCAAAAGGACAAGTACTTGGACAATACAGCTCACAAATTTCTAAAGGATTTAGAAAATATTATTGAAAATATTTATATAGAACACACAAGGGTAATCAGTTTACCTAAAATCAAAAGGCAGCATAGAAATAAGCTTACTATTAAAGTAAAACCTGATGAATTGCAGATTTTAATGGATAAAATAAAAGAAGTTATGAAATTAAATGAAAAAATATTTGAAAAACATAAAATTTTTATTGATATAGAATTTATATAAAGGTGATGAGATTGGCATTAAGAATGATCAGAACGGATGAGGATCCGATATTAAAAAAGAAATCCAGAATAGTGGAAAAATTTGATGATAAACTTAAAATATTGATCGAAGATATGTATGAAACCATGGATAATGCACAAGGGGTAGGGCTTGCCGCCCCGCAAATAGGGGTTCTAAAAAGATTAATTGTAGTAGATGACAATGAAGAAACGAGATTAACATTGATCAATCCGGAAATAACTCACGCAGAGGGAGCTGAAATTGCCTATGAAGCTTGCCTTTCGGTACCTGAAAGACAAGGAGAGGTTGAAAGAGCAACTCATATAACAGTAAATTATGTAGATGTAGACAATAATAAACAACAAATTGAAGCCAGAGATACATTGGCGAGGATACTACAACACGAAATAGATCATTTAAATGGAATTTTATATACAGACATTGCAAAAAGTGTATATGTAGTTACAGATAAAGAGAAAGAGGGAGAAAATTGAAGATAGTATATATGTCTTCTTCAAAATTCGGTATAGTACCTCTTGAAAAATTAAGCGGAAAATATGAAATTGTTTCCGTGGTCACAGGAAAGGACAAAGCTCGCGGAAGAGGAAAAAAATTAAAGCCGACAATTATAAAACAAAAAGCTGAAGAACTTGGATTAAAAATTTTTCAGCCTGATAATATAAATTCTGAAAGCTCTATCGAATATTTAAAATCTTTAAAAGCGGATTTATTCATCGTGGTTTCCTTCGGTGCACTATTGGGGAAAAAAGTTTTAGAGATTCCAAAATATTTTTGTTTGAATATACATCCATCTCTTCTTCCGAAGTTAAGAGGAGCAGCTCCTATAAACAGAGCTATATTTAACGGAGATTATAAGACCGGAGTATGTATAATGAAAATGGATGAAGGGCTTGACAGCGGAGATGTGGCTGCTATAAAAGAAGTGGATATACAAGAACGAAATGCGGACGAATTAACGGAATATTTGAGCAAAATAGGCGCAGATTTAATTGTACAAGTTGTAGAAAATTTAAAGGACGGGAAAATAGAATTTATTCCGCAATCAGATGATTATACTTATGCCGAGAAAATAGATAAAAGCGAAGGGAATATAGATTTTAAAACTCAAACATCTGAAGATATCCTCAGAATATTAAGAGCTATGCCTGCAAGATATGCTATATCCACAACATATAAAGGGGAAAGATTTAAGATAACAAAAATAGAATTATTAGATGAAAAAACAGAAGCTAAACCGGGAGAAATTGTCGACAATAATAAAAAATTAAAAATAGCCACAATTAATGGATCTTTTTTAATACAAAGACTTCAATTTCCCGGAAAAAAAGAAATGGACACAAAGTCTTTTTTAGCAGGAAATAAATTAGAGTTGGGAGAAATTTTAGGAGGTTGAAATGTACGGATATTACGGATATAATTTAGATTATTTCATATATGTGTTGCCTGCACTTTTGCTTGCTTTGTACGCTCAGTATAAAATAAGTTCGGCCTATGGGAAATACAGCAAAGTCGACTCCAAAACAGGAATAAACGGTGCAGAAGCCGCCAAAATAATCATGGACAGAAACGGACTAAGAGATGTTGTCATAAAAATGATTCCGGGTAAACTTTCAGATAATTACAATCCGCAAACAAGAGAACTCAATCTATCAAAAGAAGTTTATCAAGGAACTTCCATTGCCTCTTTGGCAATAGCCGCCCATGAAGTTGGACACGCAATTCAGCACCAAACAGAATATAGACCT
Proteins encoded in this window:
- a CDS encoding putative dipeptidase B (High confidence in function and specificity), translating into MKKIISFMLAFVMASALVTNTALACTSTYVGNKVSENGSTLVARTEDISGAHPKSFVAYPAQEYKEGTEFVDVLTGFTWPQPLKSLSYIAVPDSAGELDDGIYDEVGYNEKGVAITATESASYNDHIEAIDPLVEAGLREANITTLVLSQATTAREGVELLAKIIEEKGASEGNTLMIADQEETWYMEILSGHQYAAMKLPKDKVAVMPNCFMLDYVDVNDTENYITSKDLYNLPKSHNLIQTVDGKFSVRKTYGPELSKYNRARIWGGYNLLAPSIKLSYDAPQEDYKLLFTPDKNISVKEVMNLQRYRYEGTALDANLPENKDVRAIGVPSQVECHIIELKEGFPKEIPGILWLAMGNCEHNVYVPYFPNLTKIPEAYSKKSLEFDDTQAYWQFRALTMLSELDRERYGKSVREYWDKYEDNLLKTQELRDKKFLTLYHQDKAKSVVYANDLAEELGMDALNKAKIMYGELMEYVIANSTRTQKNPFKTSLLD
- the asnS gene encoding Asparagine-tRNA ligase (Aminoacyl-tRNA synthetases are a group of enzymes which activate amino acids and transfer them to specific tRNA molecules as the first step in protein biosynthesis. In prokaryotic organisms there are at least twenty different types of aminoacyl-tRNA synthetases, one for each different amino acid. In eukaryotes there are generally two aminoacyl-tRNA synthetases for each different amino acid: one cytosolic form and a mitochondrial form. While all these enzymes have a common function, they are widely diverse in terms of subunit size and of quaternary structure; High confidence in function and specificity) is translated as MTINEILKNSGEYINKNLKLEGWIKTSRNSKNFGFIELNDGTCFNTLQVVYDDNLENFSEIGKYPISSSLFVEGKLVESPGAKQPFEIHATKIIPYCISDSDYPLQKKRHTMEYLRTIAHLRARSNTFNAVFRVRSILAFAIHKFFQERGFVYVNTPIITASDAEGAGEMFQVTTLDLNNVPMENGKIDYSEDFFGKETNLTVSGQLEAEAFALAFKNVYTFGPTFRAENSNTQRHAAEFWMIEPELAFADNNKNMEVAEEMLKYIIKYVFENAKSEMEFFNNFIDKDLINRLENILNSDFGRITYTEAVEILQKSGKEFKYPVSWGMDLQTEHERYLTEEIYKKPLFVTNYPKEIKAFYMKENPDKKTVAAMDLLVPGVGEIIGGSQREDNLKILEAKMKNNNMNTQDYKWYLDLRRYGSVVHSGYGLGFERAVMYITGMKNIRDVIPFPRTVGQAEF
- the leuS gene encoding Leucine-tRNA ligase (Leucine-tRNA ligase is an alpha monomer that belongs to class Ia. The crystal structure of leucine-tRNA ligase from the hyperthermophile Thermus thermophilus has an overall architecture that is; High confidence in function and specificity), with product MENYNPNKIEKKWQDFWDEHETYVAKNEYDKKKFYALVEFPYPSGQGLHVGHPRPYTALDIVARMRRYQGYNVLYPMGWDAFGLPTENFAIKNKIHPKIVTERNIKKFKEQLKSIGFSFDWSREINTTDPQYYKWTQWIFLQFFKQGLAYKSEMPINWCPSCKIGLANEEVVSGKCERCGNDVIHKVKSQWMLKITAYAQRLLDDLDDVDYIERVKTQQKNWIGRSEGAEIKFNIKGTDENLDVFTTRPDTIFGATYMVVAPEHPLIEKYRNQIENIDEVEEYREKISKKSEFERTELTKDKTGVELKGIKAVNPLTEKDIPVFISDYVLMSYGKGAIMAVPAHDQRDYEFAKKFNQEIIPVIEGSDISECANVDTDKGIMMNSGFLNGLSVKDAIEKAMDELEKRGLAHRQVNFKLRDWVFSRQRYWGEPIPLVYCEDCGWVPVDESELPVILPEVENYEPTDDGESPLSKMDSWVNTTCPKCGKSAKRETDTMPQWAGSSWYFLRYTDPENDKAFASKEALEYWTPVDWYNGGMEHTTLHLLYSRFWHKFLYDIGVVPTKEPYMKRTSHGMILGDNGEKMSKSRGNVINPDEIVEDYGADTLRTYEMFIGDFEKNAPWSDNGVKGCRRFLERVWNLADIVNSKDEYSEKLESNIHKTIKKVTYDYENLKANTAIASLMTLVNNFNAEGEISRKDFATFLMLLNPVAPHITEELWIKLNLGGYLNEQSWPQYDEAKTIDDVVEIPVQFNGKVRFQVEVEKDADQDTVREIAKQNKIYAQYTEGKNIVKEIYIPGKIYNIVVK
- a CDS encoding Hypothetical protein (High confidence in function and specificity) yields the protein MNSMTGYGLGIGSNENVSVKVEIKSVNNRYSDINIKLPKILLYIEDKIKKYIKDKVYRGKIDVFINVDFLNIKNFKVGVNTALAKEYYEALSSIKKDLDFKEDIKLRDIYLMQGVLTNEPEEIDENIYMGVIQKALEEAVNNFIAMRNREGENIKQVFENSLDHIKKIAEFIRVKSPAVIEENTEKLKKTIKENVDEDKLDLQRLSTEVAIMCDKLSIDEEITRIFIHLGQFNDIINESGAIGRRLDFLVQELNREVNTIGSKTTDIEILNSVVDLKSEIEKLREQIQNIE
- the gmk gene encoding Guanylate kinase (Guanylate kinase (GK) catalyzes the ATP-dependent phosphorylation of GMP into GDP. It is essential for recycling GMP and indirectly, cGMP. In prokaryotes (such as Escherichia coli), lower eukaryotes (such as yeast) and in vertebrates, GK is a highly conserved monomeric protein of about 200 amino acids. GK has been shown to be structurally; High confidence in function and specificity), yielding MSGGFLLVLSGPSGSGKGTVSEALMKENDEIVFSTSVTTRTPRPNEINGDNYFFTTIEEFEKMVENDELLEYAFVHTNYYGTPKKFVFDEIEKGEIVLLEIDVQGALQIKEKYKEAVFIFLLPPKMSELKNRLIKRDTETEEEINTRYKNAFKELDFVGEYDYFVVNNKVEQAVEDIENIIAAERLRVKRHKNIKEQVL